The following are encoded in a window of Salmo trutta chromosome 9, fSalTru1.1, whole genome shotgun sequence genomic DNA:
- the fam216a gene encoding protein FAM216A isoform X1 encodes MRKQVTFVEEIRKGDRLIKRGGSRVLATRSAESNNMYHHRYIDSEHVYKEQNTRVEMHRTAHFKVPDHQQVKTIHVPKSMMTAPFLQHPTLTTGQKRYLYSIANVYSTEHMRRLMKQHYLNVLHRCIKSGHSSLDGTKHTTGDPLLKDRLTFRMDNERDSGSRIKPYGQRKGATVHSKVILPKITNSPSAE; translated from the exons atgagaaaacaggTTACATTTGTCGAGGAAATAAGAAAAGGTGATCGCCTGATAAAACGCGGTGGTAGTCGCGTTTTAGCAACAAG ATCTGCGGAGTCAAATAACATGTACCATCATAGATATAtag ACTCTGAGCATGTGTATAAGGAACAAAACACCAGGGTGGAGATGCACAGGACAGCACATTTCAAGGTTCCTGACCACCAGCAGGTGAAAACCATACACGTCCCCAAGTCCATGATGACTGCACCATTTCTACAG CATCCAACCCTCACAACTGGACAGAAACGATATCTCTACAGTATTGCAAATGTTTACAGCACCGAGCACATGAGACGACTGATGAAGCAACACTATCTCAATGTGCTGCACCGGTGTATTAAATCAG GTCATAGCTCTTTGGATGGAACCAAACATACTACTGGAGACCCACTGCTTAAAGATCGGCTCACGTTCAGGATGGACAATGAGAGAGATTCTGGATCTAGGATCAAGCCATATGGACAGAGGAAGGGCGCCACAGTGCACTCTAAAGTTATCCTCCCAAAGATTACCAACAGTCCCAGTGCAGAGTGA
- the fam216a gene encoding protein FAM216A isoform X2: protein MHRTAHFKVPDHQQVKTIHVPKSMMTAPFLQHPTLTTGQKRYLYSIANVYSTEHMRRLMKQHYLNVLHRCIKSGHSSLDGTKHTTGDPLLKDRLTFRMDNERDSGSRIKPYGQRKGATVHSKVILPKITNSPSAE, encoded by the exons ATGCACAGGACAGCACATTTCAAGGTTCCTGACCACCAGCAGGTGAAAACCATACACGTCCCCAAGTCCATGATGACTGCACCATTTCTACAG CATCCAACCCTCACAACTGGACAGAAACGATATCTCTACAGTATTGCAAATGTTTACAGCACCGAGCACATGAGACGACTGATGAAGCAACACTATCTCAATGTGCTGCACCGGTGTATTAAATCAG GTCATAGCTCTTTGGATGGAACCAAACATACTACTGGAGACCCACTGCTTAAAGATCGGCTCACGTTCAGGATGGACAATGAGAGAGATTCTGGATCTAGGATCAAGCCATATGGACAGAGGAAGGGCGCCACAGTGCACTCTAAAGTTATCCTCCCAAAGATTACCAACAGTCCCAGTGCAGAGTGA